In Bacillus sp. KH172YL63, one genomic interval encodes:
- a CDS encoding PTS fructose transporter subunit IIABC — MRITELLTQDTIQLQLSSHSKAGVIDELVNVLGESGKLKDAGKFKEAILNREAQSTTGIGEGIAIPHAKTSAVKTPAIAFGKSEAGVDYDSLDGAPAHLFFMIAATEGANQTHLEALSRLSSLLMDMDVRKSLLAASTKEEVLEIIDRHDGKEEDPSDAESAGEEKILAVTACPTGIAHTYMAADALKAKAKDLGMNVKVETNGSGGAKNVLTDEEIESATAIIVAADTKVEMNRFKGKPVIEVPVAEAIRRPAELLEQAKKKEAPIYQGREEKSEEPEKKQKSGFYKHLMNGVSNMLPFVVGGGILIAISFLFGIQSANPDSPEYNEFAAILSTIGGGNAFYLMVPVLAGFIAMSIADRPGFAPGMVGGLIAATGQGGFLGGIIAGFLAGYVVLGIKRATKQFPPALEGIKPVLIYPLFGIFITGFIMLQFLVEPLSAVNTGIQNWLDGLGTGNLVLLGLILGGMMAVDMGGPINKAAFTFGIAMIEGGNIAPHAAIMAGGMVPPLGLALATTFFKKKFNDNERKAGIAAYFMGASFITEGAIPFAAADPIRVIPSIVTGSAIAGALTMFFGIGLPAPHGGLFVFPVVEGNPFLYLLAVLIGSVITALMVGVLKKPVK, encoded by the coding sequence ATGAGAATTACTGAATTATTGACACAAGATACGATTCAGCTGCAATTGTCCTCTCATTCAAAAGCGGGAGTCATCGACGAACTCGTCAACGTTTTGGGTGAAAGCGGGAAGCTTAAGGATGCCGGGAAATTCAAAGAGGCGATCCTCAACCGGGAAGCGCAAAGTACGACAGGAATCGGAGAGGGGATCGCGATCCCCCATGCAAAAACGTCGGCGGTGAAGACCCCTGCCATCGCTTTCGGTAAATCAGAAGCCGGTGTGGATTATGATTCCCTTGACGGAGCGCCAGCTCACCTCTTCTTTATGATTGCCGCGACAGAAGGGGCGAATCAAACGCACTTGGAAGCATTGAGCCGTCTGTCTTCCCTGCTCATGGATATGGATGTGCGGAAGTCGCTGCTTGCTGCCTCTACAAAAGAGGAAGTGCTGGAAATCATTGACCGGCATGACGGCAAGGAGGAAGATCCTTCTGATGCCGAATCTGCAGGTGAGGAGAAAATACTTGCCGTCACCGCATGTCCAACAGGGATTGCCCATACGTATATGGCCGCCGATGCCTTGAAGGCAAAAGCGAAGGACTTGGGGATGAACGTGAAAGTTGAGACGAATGGTTCCGGCGGTGCGAAGAATGTACTGACTGATGAAGAAATTGAAAGCGCTACAGCGATCATCGTTGCCGCGGATACTAAAGTGGAGATGAACCGGTTCAAGGGGAAGCCTGTCATCGAAGTGCCTGTCGCAGAAGCAATCAGGCGTCCGGCGGAACTTTTGGAGCAGGCGAAGAAAAAGGAAGCGCCCATTTATCAAGGTCGTGAAGAGAAAAGTGAAGAACCCGAGAAAAAACAGAAGAGCGGATTTTATAAGCACCTGATGAATGGTGTTTCAAATATGCTTCCTTTCGTTGTCGGCGGTGGAATCCTGATCGCAATCTCCTTCCTGTTCGGTATTCAGTCGGCTAATCCCGATTCACCGGAATATAATGAGTTTGCAGCAATTTTGAGCACGATTGGCGGAGGAAATGCATTTTACTTGATGGTTCCGGTACTTGCAGGTTTCATTGCCATGAGTATCGCTGACCGTCCCGGCTTTGCGCCTGGTATGGTAGGCGGTTTGATCGCAGCAACAGGTCAAGGTGGTTTCCTTGGAGGAATCATTGCCGGTTTCCTGGCTGGATATGTTGTACTTGGAATCAAGCGGGCAACGAAACAATTCCCACCGGCACTGGAAGGGATCAAGCCGGTACTGATTTATCCTTTATTCGGAATCTTCATCACCGGATTCATTATGCTTCAGTTCCTGGTGGAGCCATTGAGTGCAGTCAATACCGGTATACAGAACTGGCTGGATGGATTGGGTACAGGGAACCTGGTTTTACTTGGCTTGATATTGGGCGGAATGATGGCGGTTGACATGGGTGGCCCGATCAACAAAGCGGCCTTTACATTCGGGATCGCGATGATCGAAGGCGGCAATATCGCCCCGCACGCAGCCATTATGGCAGGAGGGATGGTGCCTCCTTTAGGATTGGCGCTAGCCACAACATTCTTTAAAAAGAAGTTCAATGATAATGAAAGAAAAGCAGGCATTGCCGCTTACTTTATGGGCGCTTCATTCATTACCGAAGGAGCAATTCCCTTTGCAGCGGCTGATCCGATCAGGGTGATACCGTCCATTGTGACCGGATCAGCCATTGCCGGTGCATTGACGATGTTCTTTGGCATCGGATTGCCTGCGCCACACGGCGGGTTATTCGTTTTCCCAGTGGTCGAAGGAAATCCATTCCTGTATCTACTGGCGGTGTTGATAGGTTCCGTCATAACAGCTTTGATGGTAGGAGTATTGAAAAAGCCAGTGAAATAA
- the glgA gene encoding glycogen synthase GlgA: MKVLFVVSECVPFVKSGGLADVAGALPKELRSLGTDVRVILPKYGGISQEYRSKMKKKKEFFVSVGWRSQYCGIEEYSEHGVTYYFVDNEYYFKRDRLYGYFDDGERFAFFTRAVLEGIAVLDFYPDVIHCHDWHTGMIPFLLRTEYQERPGYSFIRSIFTIHNLQFQGIYPKQVMTDLLGIHDKYFHHEYLEFYGNMNFMKGALISSDFVTTVSPTYKEEILTPYYGEKLHDILGQRYHQLTGILNGIDDEMYNPDDGQFPYFSGNLNGKKQAKCHLQKRLGLEENEGIPLVSIISRLTSQKGLELVRGVFHEILQENVQFVLLGTGDWEFEQFFREMEWTYPEKVRVQIGFNEDLAKEIYSASDLFLMPSKFEPCGLGQLIAMRYGALPLVRETGGLNDTVESYNEETKTGNGFSFKNFNAHDMLFTYRRALSIYHNDPETWNHIVRTAMNKDYSWAQSAFKYNQLYADLVLRSESHVF, encoded by the coding sequence GTGAAGGTTTTATTTGTAGTATCTGAGTGTGTCCCTTTCGTTAAATCCGGCGGCTTGGCGGATGTAGCCGGGGCTTTGCCAAAGGAATTAAGGAGTCTCGGGACGGATGTCAGGGTGATCCTGCCAAAGTACGGCGGGATCTCCCAAGAATACCGCTCAAAGATGAAGAAGAAGAAAGAGTTCTTCGTCTCGGTCGGCTGGCGCAGCCAGTATTGTGGAATCGAAGAATACAGTGAACATGGCGTCACGTATTACTTTGTGGACAATGAATATTATTTCAAACGGGACCGTTTATACGGTTATTTTGATGATGGAGAGCGTTTTGCCTTTTTTACAAGAGCGGTATTGGAAGGGATCGCCGTCCTTGATTTCTATCCGGATGTGATCCACTGCCATGACTGGCATACAGGGATGATCCCTTTCCTGCTCCGTACAGAGTATCAGGAGAGACCAGGGTATTCGTTCATCCGGAGCATATTCACCATTCATAATCTCCAGTTCCAGGGGATCTATCCTAAACAGGTCATGACAGACCTTTTAGGCATTCATGATAAATATTTTCATCATGAATACCTGGAATTTTACGGAAACATGAACTTTATGAAGGGGGCACTGATTTCCTCTGATTTCGTCACCACGGTAAGCCCTACATACAAGGAGGAAATCCTGACCCCTTATTACGGGGAAAAGCTTCATGATATCCTTGGTCAGCGTTATCATCAATTGACCGGTATCCTGAATGGGATCGATGATGAAATGTATAATCCTGATGATGGACAATTCCCTTACTTCAGCGGAAATCTCAATGGGAAGAAGCAGGCGAAGTGTCACCTGCAAAAAAGGCTGGGGCTTGAGGAGAATGAAGGAATCCCCCTTGTATCAATCATTTCAAGGTTAACAAGCCAGAAAGGATTGGAATTAGTAAGGGGAGTCTTTCATGAAATACTTCAGGAGAATGTTCAGTTTGTCCTTCTTGGAACAGGGGATTGGGAGTTCGAACAATTCTTCAGGGAGATGGAGTGGACATATCCAGAAAAAGTGAGGGTGCAGATCGGCTTTAATGAAGACCTCGCAAAGGAGATTTATTCCGCCAGTGACTTATTCCTCATGCCTTCCAAATTTGAGCCGTGCGGATTGGGGCAGCTCATTGCGATGCGTTATGGTGCACTTCCTCTGGTCAGGGAGACAGGTGGACTGAACGACACGGTGGAGTCTTATAATGAAGAGACGAAAACCGGGAATGGTTTCTCTTTCAAGAACTTCAATGCCCACGACATGCTTTTCACCTATCGAAGAGCCCTGTCGATCTATCACAATGACCCGGAAACATGGAATCATATTGTACGGACCGCCATGAATAAGGATTATAGTTGGGCTCAATCAGCTTTCAAATATAATCAATTATATGCTGACTTGGTATTGAGGAGTGAAAGCCATGTTTTCTGA
- a CDS encoding DMT family transporter, which yields MSETKVNPYLLLAIGVIAVSTSAILVKVSTASSGVLAFYRLFFTVLLMSPVFFLKYVKELKVITHTDWLFSVLAGVFLAFHFILWFESLDYTSVASSTVLVTLQPLFAFIGGYLFFQEKVTGKAIVSALFAVSGSIIISWGDFRISGSALWGDLLALAACALITGYLLFGQTIRKRLSLITYTYLVYTISSAVLLLYVLIRGESLWPYPGEEWVYFLLLAVIPTLLGHSLFNWSLKWLSTSTISVAILFEPIGASVLAYWLLSENLQLSQVVGGMIIMLGVMFFLIEERKMKRVVQGNEVKTDVT from the coding sequence ATGTCAGAGACGAAAGTTAATCCCTATCTTTTGCTTGCCATCGGCGTCATCGCGGTTTCTACATCTGCGATTTTAGTGAAAGTGTCCACTGCTTCTTCCGGGGTCTTGGCATTTTATCGATTGTTTTTCACGGTCCTGTTAATGTCCCCGGTGTTTTTCTTAAAGTATGTGAAGGAATTGAAAGTTATTACTCACACAGACTGGCTATTTTCAGTCTTGGCAGGGGTATTCCTAGCATTTCATTTCATACTGTGGTTTGAATCCCTAGATTACACTTCCGTGGCCAGTTCAACGGTGCTCGTTACTTTGCAGCCATTATTCGCTTTCATAGGCGGTTACCTGTTCTTTCAGGAAAAAGTGACAGGGAAGGCAATCGTTTCTGCGCTTTTTGCCGTCAGTGGAAGCATCATCATCAGCTGGGGAGATTTCCGGATCAGCGGAAGTGCCCTCTGGGGTGACCTGCTCGCCCTGGCTGCCTGCGCGCTCATCACCGGGTATCTTCTGTTCGGTCAAACGATCAGAAAAAGGCTGTCGCTCATCACCTATACCTATTTGGTTTACACAATCAGTTCTGCCGTATTACTTTTGTACGTGCTTATTCGCGGTGAGAGCCTCTGGCCATACCCGGGTGAAGAGTGGGTCTACTTTCTGCTTCTCGCAGTCATTCCGACTTTGCTCGGTCATTCATTATTTAATTGGTCTTTAAAGTGGCTAAGCACCTCGACGATTTCGGTGGCCATCCTATTTGAACCAATCGGTGCTTCGGTCCTTGCGTATTGGCTGCTTTCCGAAAATTTACAGCTGAGCCAAGTTGTTGGTGGTATGATTATTATGTTGGGAGTCATGTTCTTCTTAATAGAAGAAAGGAAGATGAAAAGAGTTGTCCAAGGGAATGAGGTGAAAACAGATGTTACTTAG
- a CDS encoding glycogen/starch/alpha-glucan phosphorylase → MFSDPIEFKEMFLKKLEMMYGKTFPESSSQDQYFTLGHLIREYISMNWIHTNEQYRFNKQKQVYYLSIEFLLGRLLRQNLMNLGIYDVVDKGLKDLGIDLADMEEVEHDAGLGNGGLGRLAACFLDSLASLNLPGHGYGIRYKHGLFEQKIVNGFQMELPEQWLRHGHVWEVRKSDLTVEVPFWGKVESFTENGVLKFRHVDAEIVAAVPYDMPVVGHETSTVNTLRLWSAEPAAYKAGKDMMKYKRDTEAITEFLYPDDTHDEGKILRLKQQYFLVAASIRSILDSYLYRNGELKDLHENISIHINDTHPVLAIPELMRVLLDEYAFEWEEAWEITTKTFAYTNHTTLSEALERWPVRLFQPLLPRIHMIVNEINERFCKELWEEYPGEWHRIEEMAIISHDEVKMAHLAIVGSFSVNGVAKIHTEILKQREMNLFYQFYPNKFNSKTNGITHRRWLLNSNQSLSNLITSSIGDGWIKDPAKLAKLKEYHHDSSFLKELYEVKQENKRKLSNRILESNGIVVDPTSIFDIQVKRLHAYKRQLMNVLHILHLFNRCVEDPSFDFHPRTFIFGAKASPGYYYAKKIIKLIHSVADLVNDHPLVKDRIKVVFLENYRVSLAEEIIPAADLSEQISTASKEASGTGNMKFMMNGALTIGTLDGANIEILEQVGKENIFIFGLTAEEVMKYQHHGGYYAMEYFHYDARIKKVLNQLIDDTLPDAGDHFEAIYDSLLTENDQFFVLRDFDSYVRVHEQAGKAYENKEHWSRMCLQNIANSGYFSSDRTIEEYAKGIWGIAEGSLIK, encoded by the coding sequence ATGTTTTCTGATCCGATTGAATTCAAGGAGATGTTCCTGAAAAAGCTTGAAATGATGTACGGTAAGACGTTCCCCGAGTCCAGCAGTCAGGATCAGTATTTCACGCTGGGTCACCTGATCCGGGAATACATTTCGATGAACTGGATCCATACGAATGAACAATACCGTTTCAATAAACAAAAGCAGGTCTACTACTTATCGATCGAGTTTCTATTGGGACGCCTGCTTCGTCAAAACCTGATGAATTTAGGGATCTACGATGTTGTAGATAAAGGATTGAAAGACCTTGGAATCGATCTTGCCGACATGGAAGAAGTAGAGCATGATGCAGGATTAGGAAACGGTGGACTGGGACGGTTGGCTGCCTGCTTCCTTGATTCTCTCGCATCTCTTAATCTGCCTGGACACGGGTACGGCATCCGTTATAAGCACGGATTGTTTGAACAAAAGATTGTGAATGGGTTTCAGATGGAGCTTCCAGAGCAGTGGCTCCGTCATGGTCATGTATGGGAAGTCCGGAAATCGGATCTGACCGTCGAAGTGCCATTCTGGGGGAAGGTGGAGTCCTTTACCGAAAATGGTGTGTTGAAATTCCGGCATGTGGATGCAGAAATCGTAGCGGCTGTGCCGTATGATATGCCGGTCGTGGGCCATGAAACGTCGACGGTCAATACCCTTCGTTTATGGAGTGCCGAGCCTGCTGCTTATAAAGCAGGGAAAGACATGATGAAGTATAAGCGTGATACGGAGGCAATCACCGAATTCCTCTATCCCGATGATACCCATGATGAAGGGAAGATCTTGCGCTTGAAACAGCAGTATTTCCTTGTAGCGGCAAGCATCCGCTCCATTCTGGATTCCTACTTGTACCGTAATGGGGAGCTGAAAGACCTGCATGAAAATATCTCCATTCACATCAATGATACACATCCGGTCCTTGCCATCCCGGAATTGATGAGGGTCCTGCTTGACGAATATGCATTTGAGTGGGAAGAGGCATGGGAAATCACGACGAAAACTTTCGCCTATACGAATCATACAACGCTGTCGGAAGCGCTTGAAAGGTGGCCGGTTCGCTTATTTCAGCCCCTCCTGCCCCGCATCCACATGATCGTGAATGAAATCAATGAGCGGTTCTGCAAGGAGCTGTGGGAAGAATATCCGGGGGAATGGCATCGAATCGAAGAGATGGCGATCATCTCCCATGACGAGGTGAAAATGGCCCATCTTGCCATAGTCGGAAGCTTCAGTGTGAACGGCGTTGCTAAAATTCACACGGAAATTTTAAAACAAAGGGAAATGAACTTATTTTATCAATTTTATCCTAATAAATTTAATAGCAAGACGAACGGAATCACCCACAGGAGATGGCTGCTCAACAGCAACCAATCGCTTTCGAATCTGATTACATCCTCCATTGGGGACGGGTGGATCAAGGACCCTGCAAAGCTTGCGAAGCTGAAAGAGTATCACCATGATTCCAGTTTCCTGAAGGAATTATATGAAGTGAAGCAGGAGAATAAACGAAAGCTCTCTAACCGGATCCTTGAAAGCAATGGGATCGTAGTTGATCCGACATCGATCTTTGATATCCAGGTGAAGCGGCTGCATGCATATAAGCGTCAGCTCATGAATGTACTGCACATCCTCCATCTTTTCAATCGATGTGTGGAAGACCCATCATTTGACTTTCATCCCCGGACGTTCATTTTCGGGGCAAAGGCATCCCCGGGTTATTATTACGCGAAGAAAATCATTAAACTGATCCATTCAGTCGCGGATCTAGTGAATGATCATCCACTCGTAAAGGACCGCATCAAAGTCGTGTTCCTGGAAAATTACCGGGTCTCGTTAGCCGAAGAAATCATACCGGCAGCCGATTTGTCTGAACAGATTTCGACGGCGAGCAAAGAGGCGTCAGGGACAGGGAACATGAAGTTCATGATGAACGGAGCATTGACAATCGGCACGCTGGACGGTGCCAATATTGAAATCTTAGAACAGGTTGGGAAAGAAAATATATTCATTTTCGGACTGACTGCTGAAGAAGTGATGAAATATCAGCATCATGGCGGCTATTATGCCATGGAGTATTTCCACTATGATGCCCGCATCAAAAAGGTGCTGAATCAGCTGATCGATGATACGCTGCCGGATGCAGGGGATCATTTTGAAGCCATTTACGATTCGTTATTGACTGAGAATGATCAATTCTTTGTACTGAGGGATTTCGATTCGTATGTGAGGGTTCATGAACAGGCCGGGAAGGCGTATGAGAATAAGGAGCACTGGTCCCGTATGTGCCTGCAGAACATCGCCAACTCGGGCTATTTCTCCAGTGACAGGACGATTGAGGAGTATGCGAAGGGCATTTGGGGAATTGCCGAGGGAAGTTTGATCAAGTAA
- a CDS encoding TraR/DksA C4-type zinc finger protein produces MKKLLKDSQIQTLKQELVQQQKQLQEHLHQDLDNLHHTNERDNSGELSLYDNHPADMGTELYEREKDFAIDDHAKLELNKIQHALEAISEGSYGTCKECGGDIPYERLEAIPTTLYCKDHTPEQSIIEDRPVEEDVLQPPVDNEFRHETDGNVRDDQDSFQEVGRFGTSETPSDFEGDYEDYSEMYQDDDASEGFTEDYESFVGTDMEGTNRKTFPSKTHEEYEDMLDDNDLESPLGDIPYKDGDSYVSDKKK; encoded by the coding sequence GTGAAGAAATTGCTAAAAGACAGCCAAATACAAACATTGAAACAGGAATTGGTTCAACAGCAAAAGCAGCTACAGGAGCATTTACATCAGGATTTAGATAACCTTCACCATACAAATGAACGTGATAACTCAGGTGAACTTTCCCTATATGATAATCATCCGGCCGATATGGGCACTGAATTATATGAACGGGAGAAAGATTTCGCCATCGATGACCATGCAAAACTGGAATTAAATAAGATCCAACATGCACTCGAGGCAATCAGTGAAGGAAGCTACGGCACGTGCAAAGAATGCGGCGGCGACATTCCCTATGAAAGGCTCGAAGCGATCCCGACGACCCTTTACTGCAAGGATCATACACCTGAACAATCGATCATCGAAGACCGGCCGGTGGAGGAAGATGTACTGCAGCCCCCTGTCGACAATGAATTCAGGCACGAAACAGACGGAAACGTCCGGGATGACCAGGACAGCTTCCAGGAAGTTGGCAGGTTCGGGACGTCAGAAACCCCATCTGACTTTGAGGGGGATTATGAAGATTACTCGGAAATGTATCAGGATGATGATGCATCAGAGGGATTCACAGAGGACTACGAATCATTCGTCGGAACCGATATGGAAGGCACGAACCGAAAGACCTTCCCTTCGAAGACACATGAAGAATACGAAGATATGCTCGACGACAACGATCTGGAATCCCCTCTTGGCGATATTCCGTATAAAGATGGGGACAGCTATGTATCGGATAAGAAGAAATAA
- a CDS encoding MgtC/SapB family protein — protein MELLDTTFLIKLGISAILGLIIGLERELKRKPVGLKTSLVICIVSCLLTIVSIESAYLSEGSDKVNITMDPLRLAAQIVSGIGFLGAGVILRRGNDSISGLTTAAMIWGAAGIGIAVGAGFYLEATAGVILLIVSVEVVPVIITYLGPKRLREKELSLKATILNKREIKSIIERIKAEEISIENIRIKDLKNQQHLLELKIIVDFRKKTVDVYYTISEIEGIKDVEIESL, from the coding sequence ATGGAACTATTGGATACCACTTTTTTAATCAAGCTTGGTATATCAGCGATTCTCGGATTGATCATTGGATTAGAAAGAGAGTTAAAGAGGAAGCCGGTAGGATTGAAGACCTCCCTTGTCATCTGCATCGTCAGTTGTTTGTTGACGATTGTGTCGATAGAATCAGCTTACCTTTCTGAAGGCTCAGATAAAGTGAATATTACGATGGATCCGCTGCGGTTGGCGGCGCAGATTGTTTCCGGGATCGGGTTTCTTGGCGCAGGCGTCATCCTCAGACGCGGTAATGACAGCATCTCAGGGTTAACGACAGCCGCGATGATCTGGGGGGCGGCAGGCATCGGGATTGCGGTGGGGGCGGGTTTTTACCTCGAAGCCACTGCAGGCGTCATCCTGCTCATTGTTTCCGTTGAAGTCGTACCGGTCATCATCACGTATCTAGGTCCGAAACGGCTGCGTGAAAAAGAACTTTCCCTCAAGGCCACGATTCTAAATAAACGGGAAATCAAATCCATTATCGAGCGGATCAAAGCTGAGGAAATTTCAATTGAAAACATACGGATCAAAGATTTAAAGAATCAGCAGCATTTGTTGGAGTTGAAGATCATCGTCGATTTCAGGAAGAAGACAGTGGATGTTTATTATACGATATCCGAAATAGAGGGAATCAAGGATGTGGAAATTGAAAGTTTATAA
- a CDS encoding GNAT family N-acetyltransferase encodes MLLRKAVLQDAKGVAHVHVESWKTTYRGIVSNEYLQSLSKDSKEKKWSDILSNTHHTYVCELEDGEIAGFVSFGKERSGEYEGELYAIYLLEEHQGKGIGKKLFEIAMKELKTQGFNSMWIWVLKENPSKQFYYTFQPMLIKEAELEIGGGKYKEEGLLLNLNEKEE; translated from the coding sequence ATGTTACTTAGAAAGGCTGTATTGCAAGATGCCAAAGGAGTGGCTCATGTACATGTTGAAAGTTGGAAAACAACCTACCGGGGCATCGTATCCAATGAGTATCTTCAGTCATTATCTAAAGACAGCAAAGAAAAGAAATGGAGCGATATCCTTTCCAACACACATCATACTTATGTCTGTGAATTGGAGGATGGGGAAATAGCCGGCTTCGTTTCATTCGGTAAAGAACGATCAGGGGAATATGAAGGAGAGTTATATGCCATCTATCTGTTGGAAGAACACCAGGGGAAAGGGATAGGAAAGAAGCTATTTGAAATTGCCATGAAGGAACTTAAAACACAAGGGTTCAATTCAATGTGGATCTGGGTGTTAAAAGAAAACCCCTCAAAGCAGTTTTATTATACTTTTCAGCCTATGCTGATCAAGGAAGCTGAATTGGAAATCGGCGGTGGAAAGTATAAGGAAGAAGGGCTCTTACTCAACTTGAATGAAAAAGAGGAGTGA
- a CDS encoding sugar phosphate nucleotidyltransferase codes for MKNTMLGVIDATSYYESLEDLLLHRSLAALPIAGRYRLIDFVLSNMVNSDIGSVAIFPKFQYRSLMDHLGSGKNWDLNRKRDGLFFFPAPGLEANEEGVGSFNHFAHHLDYFNRSTQEYALISNCYTLANIDFQPVLERHVRIGCDITEMRHKGKSMEMYLVKTSTLIDLIKERRESRYTCMQDVVNDMDNGLKVCGYEHDGFVQTIDCIEEYYEASMKLLNLSYWKELFKKDSPVYTKVKDEPPTRYTSAASVKNSIIANGCFIEGEVRNSTVFRAVKVGKNTAIFNSIIMQKSQIGDNCVLENVILDKDVKVEDGVKLIGDPNNPIVIRKGMIQGALMNS; via the coding sequence TTGAAAAATACAATGCTTGGTGTTATTGATGCTACGAGTTATTACGAGTCGTTGGAAGATCTATTATTACATCGTTCATTAGCGGCTTTGCCGATTGCAGGGAGATACCGTTTGATCGACTTTGTTCTGTCGAATATGGTGAATTCTGATATCGGTTCGGTGGCCATTTTTCCGAAGTTTCAGTATCGTTCCCTTATGGACCATCTCGGCTCGGGGAAGAACTGGGATCTGAACCGGAAGCGTGATGGGCTGTTTTTCTTCCCGGCACCTGGACTTGAAGCAAATGAAGAGGGTGTGGGGTCATTCAATCATTTCGCCCATCATCTCGACTACTTCAACCGGAGCACCCAGGAGTACGCATTGATCAGCAACTGTTATACATTGGCGAATATCGATTTTCAGCCGGTGCTTGAGCGACATGTGCGAATCGGATGTGATATCACTGAAATGCGACATAAAGGTAAATCGATGGAAATGTATTTGGTCAAGACCTCCACGCTGATTGATTTGATCAAGGAGCGCAGGGAGTCCCGCTATACGTGCATGCAAGATGTTGTGAATGACATGGATAACGGGCTAAAGGTTTGTGGTTATGAGCATGACGGATTCGTCCAGACGATTGATTGTATTGAAGAGTACTATGAAGCCAGTATGAAGCTCCTGAATTTATCTTATTGGAAAGAGCTGTTCAAGAAAGATTCCCCGGTTTATACGAAAGTGAAGGATGAGCCGCCGACTCGGTATACTTCTGCAGCAAGCGTCAAGAACAGCATTATTGCCAATGGATGCTTCATTGAAGGGGAAGTGCGCAATTCCACAGTGTTCCGTGCCGTGAAAGTCGGCAAAAATACAGCGATTTTCAACAGCATCATTATGCAAAAGAGTCAAATTGGAGATAACTGTGTACTAGAGAATGTGATCTTGGATAAAGACGTGAAAGTGGAAGATGGTGTAAAGCTTATCGGAGATCCAAACAATCCAATCGTCATTCGTAAAGGGATGATTCAAGGAGCGCTGATGAATTCGTGA
- a CDS encoding glucose-1-phosphate adenylyltransferase encodes MAKGRCVAMLLAGGKGSRLSSLTKSLAKPAVPFGGKYRIIDFTLSNCTNSGIDTVGVLTQYQPLVLNSYIGIGSAWDLDRKHGGVTVLPPYAESSEMRWYTGTASAIYQNMNYLEQYDPEYVLILSGDHIYKMDYSKMLDYHIEKKADVSISVIEVGWDEASRFGLMNTNDDMRVTEFEEKPAFPKSNLASMGIYIFNYSVLKDYLEMDERNPDSSHDFGKDVIPLLLDEKKKLMAYPFQGYWKDVGTVKSLWDANMDLIDEENELNLFDHDWRVYSVNPNEPPQYIAEDALVEGSLVNEGCTIEGTIRKSVLFQGTTVKKGAHVVRSVIMPDAVIGENAYIEQAIVPSNVKVPSGLCIMPEEGSDEIILVTESFIETLLEQEKV; translated from the coding sequence ATGGCAAAAGGTAGATGCGTGGCCATGTTATTAGCAGGTGGAAAAGGGAGTCGATTGAGTTCTTTGACCAAAAGCCTGGCGAAGCCGGCTGTACCATTCGGAGGAAAGTACAGGATTATTGATTTCACCCTGAGCAATTGTACAAATTCAGGGATTGATACAGTTGGTGTCCTCACCCAGTACCAGCCACTCGTATTAAATTCTTATATCGGGATCGGAAGCGCGTGGGATCTTGACCGGAAACACGGCGGGGTGACGGTGCTGCCGCCTTATGCTGAATCATCCGAAATGCGCTGGTATACGGGGACGGCAAGTGCCATCTATCAAAATATGAATTACCTTGAGCAGTATGATCCTGAGTACGTATTGATTCTGTCCGGTGACCATATTTACAAGATGGACTACAGCAAAATGCTTGATTATCATATCGAGAAAAAAGCAGACGTCTCGATTTCTGTCATTGAAGTGGGCTGGGATGAAGCGAGCCGTTTCGGCCTGATGAACACGAATGATGATATGAGGGTCACGGAATTCGAAGAAAAACCTGCTTTTCCAAAAAGTAATCTGGCGTCAATGGGCATTTACATCTTTAACTATTCGGTGCTTAAAGATTACTTGGAGATGGATGAACGGAACCCTGACTCAAGCCATGACTTTGGAAAGGATGTCATCCCGCTCTTGCTTGATGAGAAGAAGAAGCTGATGGCTTACCCGTTCCAGGGTTACTGGAAGGATGTCGGCACAGTGAAGAGCTTATGGGACGCGAATATGGATTTGATTGATGAGGAAAACGAGCTGAATCTGTTCGATCATGACTGGAGGGTGTATTCAGTGAATCCGAATGAGCCTCCTCAATATATCGCAGAAGATGCATTGGTCGAGGGATCGCTTGTCAATGAAGGATGTACGATCGAAGGGACCATCCGTAAATCTGTCCTGTTCCAGGGGACGACGGTGAAAAAGGGAGCACATGTCGTTCGTTCCGTGATCATGCCTGACGCTGTCATCGGAGAAAACGCATATATCGAGCAAGCCATAGTACCATCCAATGTGAAAGTTCCAAGCGGGCTGTGCATCATGCCGGAAGAGGGATCTGATGAAATCATTCTTGTGACTGAATCATTCATAGAAACATTGTTGGAACAAGAAAAAGTCTGA